The region TCAAGCTGAAACGATCTGATTGGTTGAGGATTGCTGTTGTTATTATTCGAATCACTCATGACTACGCTTTTAAGTTTGGTAAGTCTAACACTTACTGTTATACACCTAATTTACACAGATTTGATTTTTCCTAATAAAACTCTCTGATGCGATCGCAGCAACGGAATTGAATGAATTCTGAATCTACAACGCAAACAAAAAAAGTAAATACGCCATCCTATACAACAGATGACGTATTGTTTATCCTGACCCGACTAGAAATTCAGGTAATTTTCTTTATTAAAAAATCGCTCCTGAATCTCCCATAAAGATATTCAAGTCTGAATTAAAGCGATCAAAGAGTATCTGATTGCTAACTACATTAGTAATCGTACCTGTTACTGCGCTAGTAGTCCCACGATTATAATTTGAGCCAGTATTTAAGGTCAAAGACACGGTTTCATTCCCTTCTGATAATGTATCAGGACGAGGATCTACCACTACTACCGCCGTATCTTGACCTGCAGCAAAAGTTACCTGTCCGTTAGTACCACTGAGAGAAGCTCCTGACTGGTTGTAATCAGTATTAACCGTAGCTGTACCCCCCAAAGTAAAGCTAATACCCAAAGGGCTAGTTAAGGTGCCATTACGGCTAAACGTATACAGTAGCACACCAGTTCCCGCCTCAGGAACACTAGTGGGACTCACCCTGAGATTGACAGTGGGGAGAGTGGTGGTACCATCATCGTTGGTAATTGTACCGGTGGCTGCATTAGGACTTCCCACCGTATAACCCGTCCCAGTAGCTAGAGTCAGAATCGCCGTTTCATTGGGTTCTACTATCGTATCTCCCGTGGGATTTATCGTTACTGTAGCTGTGGCTAAACCTGCAGCAAAATTAACTCTTCCTGTGGTAGCGTTAAATGAGCTTGCTCCTGTCTGGGTATAGTCGTTGTTAAAGATTGCTGTACCCCCTACGCTGACATTCACATTGCTTAGTGCGCTACTAGTACTTCCAGTACGAGTAAAGGTATAAACCAAATTGGGAGTGCCATTTTCCGTCACACTGGTAGGGGAGACTCTCACACTAACAGTAGGACTTGTGCTACCTATAAGTCTTTGAATCGCTGCATCCGCTTGAATCAAACCAAAACCACTATCTCGGTCAAAACCAGGGGTACCCATATTGATGGCGGTTTGTTCTAGAGCGTTGTAAATCTCCGTCGGAGTGCTATTGGGTTTGGCTTCTAACATTAAAGCCGCTACCGCAGCCGCGTGAGGTGCCGCCGCTGAAGTCCCAAAGAAATTTGGAAAAGTATCAGCATCCTGAGCAATATCCCGACCAAAAAAGGTCGTGTTGGTTCCGTCTGGTGCTACTATTGTGGGCTGTCTACGGTCAATCGGTGTGGCGAGACGATTACCCGCTCTATCAAAGAGAATTGGTGTTCCACCCGCAGACGAAAATGATTCTAAACGAGGAGGATTAACTCCGAAAGCAGGAGTCTCAAAAAAAGCAGCTGCTCCTACACCTCTAGCACCTGCTGCATTGGGGTGACCAAAGGTAGTTGAACTATTGGTATAGTACTCAGCATCACTGGTACCACCCCTGAAATCGATGTATTTAATAAATCCTGGTGTTGGTCCTCCTGAAGGAAGGAATTGAGCTAATACCAATCCAAAAGTTTGAGCGGTACTACCAGGATTCTCGAAGAAGAAGAATTCTACGGCATCACCCCCTAGGTTGTCATCAATACTCTCGGCGATAATATTATTAGAACTGTTAACGACAAATAAATCTAAATCATTAGCTGAACCCCTACCACCTGTTTGAGCGTGGGGTTGATCCCACTGAAAAGATAAGAGAATACTTTCATTAGGATCAAGGCGAAAATTTTGGATAACATCAACACCAGAGCCTGGATCAAAATCCTGAGCTAGATAGGGTGCATTATTAACAGTAATGTTTGCACCGCGAAAAACGCTCTCATAGGAATCTCTCCCACTATTCCCTGCTGAAGAAAAATAGGGAACACCACGGGCAAAAACTTGATCCGCCGCTTGAGCTATAATTCCGTCTTGGAAAAAAGGCTCTGTAAGATAGCCAACATCGTCCACGATTACTCTGGCACCTGCGTCAGCTAAACGCACAATACCGTTAGCAAAATCAGCAGCACCTCGAAAAGCGGTATGAAAAGCTAAGCTAGAGCCAGGAGCTACGTCGTGTATTAACTGTAACATGGCTCTACCTTCGTCGCTATCGCCCTCATCAGCTAACACCCTGATAGGAGTTGTGTTGCCGAAAGGATTTCCCGTACCAGGTAAGTCTCCAGTAGAAATATCACGAGAAGCTCCTCCTAAAAAATTGTAGCTATCAGAGAGCACTCCCACGGTGACACCTCTACCGTCGACACCGAAACTACTGCGAGCAATATCAGCGCGCATCGAGGCATCTGCCTGACTAGTTGTAGCTCCAATATTAGTTATTGGTGTATAGACAGGTCGGGCAAAATTGAGATTATTTAAGTTTTCTAGCGTCTCGAGCTGACTGATGGGGAAATCACCAGAGATGACGCGTCCAAAAATTGATGCTCCAGTTAGTCCTAAGCTTTGTAATTGAGACAACAGAACTCTGGGATTGTTGTGTGCCACAAACTCCGTTAAAATTCTTCTTCCATCTTGGGAAAATTGTAGCATCGAGTCATCGCGAAAACTGCTCGAGTTTACATTGTTTTGAGAATTATGGTATAATTCAGCGAGTTCAAAGCCTATTTTTCTGGCTAAGGGATCATTCTTTTGAACTTCAAGAGAAGCCTCAAAATTACTGTCGAGCTGAAACGCTCTGACTGGTTGAAAGTTACTACTGTTAAGTGTCATAAAGTTTGCTTTTGTATGTCACTGATTACTGTACATCTAATTTGGATAGAGCTAGTCTTTCTTAATAATTTTGTCAAACCAACTTTCAAAGCGATCGCCCAACGCTTCCAGAGAATATTCCCGCTCTGCTTGCAAACGACAATTACAGCGATCAATTTGGTCCAGAGACTCAATCGCTGTCACCAACCCACTTACTTGATCCGGTGGTACCAAAAAGCCCGTTTCTCCCTGACGAATGATTTCGGTGGGACCGCCTCGAGCATAGCTGATTACTGGTACACCACAAGCCATAGCCTCAATCGCCACATTGCCAAAAGCTTCTATCCACCGGGGTGTCATTAATAAAGCCCGACAACGACCCAAACTGGCACCTAAAGCCTCAGTTGATAAAAACCCACAGTATTCTAGAGATGCTCCCGGGTAATTAGAGAGAATACTTTGCCAGTAGTCTTCGTCTTGAATTTTACCCCATATTTTCAAAGGAATTCCCGTTGCTACCGCCGCAGCTACCCCATCTTCTAAAGCTTTTTCCGGTGCGATTCTCCCTACCCAAGCTAAACAATTATCTGGTTGTGCACAAAACTGATAAAGGGAAAGATCCACAGCGCTGCTAAGGATTTCACAAGTATCTGCAAAAGCAAATGTCTCCGCTTGAGAACGAGTATACACGCCAATAGTACCCGGATGAGTCTCAGCTACTTGATTCATAATATGATCTAGAGCCAGTGACATCGAACCCATGCTGATAAAATGAGCGATAGGTGTAGAAAAAAAACGAGTCAGATAAAAGGGCAACCAATCAAAAGCGAAATTAACAATCAGGTCGTATTGAGTTTGAACAGTATGAGCATACTCCCACATATTAGCTAAAACCCCATTCTCTGGCAGAGAGATGGGCACATCCCTAGTCTGAGTCTGAGCGGGAATTTGCAGATTACCCGTTATTTTTACTAAGTTAATACCCGAGAGCAAAGAGTGAGACGGTGCGACTACCACAACCTCATGTCCTCGTCTTTGCATTTCCTCTGCTAAATTATATAGCGTTAACTCTACACCTCCGCCTAATCCTGAGCCTAATGGTCCTACTGGCGTTGACAGAAATAGTAATCTCAACATAAGCTCACCAATATCCTCATATTTTGCGGGAAAATTTAGCTTTTAACCTTCTGTATTTTCTCAGAGAATGCTTCGGTTACTTTATTCCCGAGATTAGAGAAGATTTCTACTAATTTTTCTCGCTGATTAATTAAATATATACTTACCAGAGTCAAACACACACCCAACCATTGAATCGGGGTAAGTACCTCTGCTAAAAACAAGTTACCAAATGTTAAAGCAAAAACTGGGGTTAAAAAAGTTAGGGAACTCAGACTAGTCAGATTACCTTTAGCCGCCAAATAAAAAAAGACACCGTAGGAAATAGCGCTCCCAAATACCGTCGAGTATGCTAGAGCTAACCAGTCGTGGAAATTAAGAGCTTGCCACTGTTGTGATTCAAGGTTTCCGCTCAATACTAACAATAATAATCCTCCTAAGACCATATGCCAACCAGTAGCTACGATAGTATCCACATGGCGACTCACAAAACGAATAATCACGGTTCCCAACGCCATAGAGAGGGCGGCTAACAGCATTAACCATTGTCCACCTTGACAAAAATCTAGCCAAGTTGCCGATAATGATTCAGAATTACCTTCCCATAAATTGACAATTAAACTCTCGGGTAAGCCAATTAAACTGATACCCAAGATTCCGATACCTAAGCCTAGAAATCCGACACCTCCAATTACTTCCCCAAAGAGAAAACTGGATAGTAAAGCTACCGCTAGGGGTTGGGAATCAATCATCACTGAGCCTAAACCCGCGTCAGTTCGTACTAATCCTTCGCTGAGAAATCCTTGGAACATCGCGCCATCGATGAGAGCAAATAAGGCGATCCAAAGCCAAGCTTTTCGGTTTTGGGGTTGAGGTCGTTTTTGCCACCCCGTGACGGCTAATACTAATAAACCCGCGGGTAGTAACCGTACACTAGCCATGAATAACGGTGTTGTGTGCTCAATCGTCCCCTTCATCGCTACCATAGCCGTTCCCCAAAAGAAAAAAGGCGAGATTAATAGGAGTGGATACCAGGAAAATTCAGAGGTTTTCGAGTTTAATTGCATTTGTTGAATGTGTTATCTTGATTATTCGGAGCTTTTTTTAATTCTAATCAATTGTATACTTTTGTTAAGATATATGTTTGTCAATGATTTGGCCATTTAAACCGAAAACTACAAAACAAATTGCTCGTTTGGAAATTACAGGAGCGATCGCCTCGGATACTCGTCGACAAGTTCTCGAAGCGATCGATTTCATTAAAGCGAAAAAATTTCCAGCCCTGTTGTTACGCATCGATTCCCCAGGAGGTACCGTCGCCGATTCTCAGGAGATTTACCAAGCACTCAAAGAACTACAAAAACAAGTTAAGATAGTCGCCAGTTTTGGGAACATTTCTGCTTCAGGAGGTGTTTATGTAGCTATGGGTGCTGAACATATAGTCACCAATCCAGGTACTATTACAGGTAGCATTGGAGTGATACTCCGAGGCAATAATTTAGAGCGACTGTTAGAAAAACTTGGTGTTTCCTTTCAAGTGATTAAATCAGGACCCTATAAAGATATTCTCTCTTTTGATCGCCAGTTGACCCCACCGGAAGCCCAAATTTTGCAAGAATTAATAGACACTACTTACTTACAATTTGTTGAAACCATAGCAAAAGAGCGTAAACTTTCCATAGAAACGGTCAAAAGCTTTGCCGATGGACGTATCTTTACCGGTCAACAAGCCCTTGAGTTGGGAGTAGTTGATCGCCTAGGTACAGAAGCTGACGCTCGTCGCTGGGCGGCTCAATTAGCCGGACTCAATCCCGATAAGGCCCGATGCTACAATATTACCGAATCCAAATCTCTATTTAAACGTCTTCTACCCCAGTCTAAACTGAGTCCACTAGTCAACTATTTAGCTTTTGAACTGGCAACTAGTGGTCAACCACTCTGGTTATATCGACCCTAATTGTGATTTGATGGTGTAAGAAGATTAAAGTAAAGGGGGGGATTAGCAATAGTGGTGGCAAAAGTGTATGGAATACGAGGGGCTACGACTGTACTCGTCAACACAACTACAGCAATTAGAGAAGCAGTAATGGAACTGCTCGATACCATCGAATTGCACAATCATCTAAATACAGAAGATATCATTAGCGTAATTTTTACGGCTACACGGGACTTAGATGCCATTTTTCCCGCCGCGATCGCTAGAGAACGCCCTAACTGGGATCACATACCCCTGCTAGACTTACAACAAATGCACGTACAAAAAAGTTTAGAGCGCTGTATTCGTATTCTAATCTACATCAATTCCCCCCACGATTCCTCAGAAATTACCCACGTTTATCTACGCAATGCCAAAAACTTGAGACCCGATATCAGTTTAGACTCGATCCTTCCCGATACTTTTAGACACTAGGAGATTAATTATCTATGACTCGTCCCAATCAAACCAGTTGGCAGCCTTTAGTGGGTGGTCTTATTGCCGCATTAGCGGTTCTTATTGCCTTCAATTCCTTTATAATTATTAACCCCGGTCAAGCAGGGGTATTGAGTATACTCGGTAGCGCTAAAGACGGCGCTTTACTCGAAGGGATTCATTTTAAACCCCCTCTTATTTCTCAGGTAGATGTTTATGACGTCACCGTCCAAAAATTTGAAGTCCCCGCGCAAAGCGCTACTAAAGATTTGCAAAATTTATCTGCTAGTTTTGCTATTAATTTCCGTTTAGATCCTCTAAAAGTAGTTGAGATTAGGCGAACTCAAGGAACATTACAGAATATCGTCTCTAAAATTATCGCCCCCCAAACTCA is a window of Gloeocapsa sp. PCC 73106 DNA encoding:
- a CDS encoding S8 family serine peptidase is translated as MTLNSSNFQPVRAFQLDSNFEASLEVQKNDPLARKIGFELAELYHNSQNNVNSSSFRDDSMLQFSQDGRRILTEFVAHNNPRVLLSQLQSLGLTGASIFGRVISGDFPISQLETLENLNNLNFARPVYTPITNIGATTSQADASMRADIARSSFGVDGRGVTVGVLSDSYNFLGGASRDISTGDLPGTGNPFGNTTPIRVLADEGDSDEGRAMLQLIHDVAPGSSLAFHTAFRGAADFANGIVRLADAGARVIVDDVGYLTEPFFQDGIIAQAADQVFARGVPYFSSAGNSGRDSYESVFRGANITVNNAPYLAQDFDPGSGVDVIQNFRLDPNESILLSFQWDQPHAQTGGRGSANDLDLFVVNSSNNIIAESIDDNLGGDAVEFFFFENPGSTAQTFGLVLAQFLPSGGPTPGFIKYIDFRGGTSDAEYYTNSSTTFGHPNAAGARGVGAAAFFETPAFGVNPPRLESFSSAGGTPILFDRAGNRLATPIDRRQPTIVAPDGTNTTFFGRDIAQDADTFPNFFGTSAAAPHAAAVAALMLEAKPNSTPTEIYNALEQTAINMGTPGFDRDSGFGLIQADAAIQRLIGSTSPTVSVRVSPTSVTENGTPNLVYTFTRTGSTSSALSNVNVSVGGTAIFNNDYTQTGASSFNATTGRVNFAAGLATATVTINPTGDTIVEPNETAILTLATGTGYTVGSPNAATGTITNDDGTTTLPTVNLRVSPTSVPEAGTGVLLYTFSRNGTLTSPLGISFTLGGTATVNTDYNQSGASLSGTNGQVTFAAGQDTAVVVVDPRPDTLSEGNETVSLTLNTGSNYNRGTTSAVTGTITNVVSNQILFDRFNSDLNIFMGDSGAIF
- a CDS encoding glycosyltransferase family 4 protein, whose translation is MLRLLFLSTPVGPLGSGLGGGVELTLYNLAEEMQRRGHEVVVVAPSHSLLSGINLVKITGNLQIPAQTQTRDVPISLPENGVLANMWEYAHTVQTQYDLIVNFAFDWLPFYLTRFFSTPIAHFISMGSMSLALDHIMNQVAETHPGTIGVYTRSQAETFAFADTCEILSSAVDLSLYQFCAQPDNCLAWVGRIAPEKALEDGVAAAVATGIPLKIWGKIQDEDYWQSILSNYPGASLEYCGFLSTEALGASLGRCRALLMTPRWIEAFGNVAIEAMACGVPVISYARGGPTEIIRQGETGFLVPPDQVSGLVTAIESLDQIDRCNCRLQAEREYSLEALGDRFESWFDKIIKKD
- a CDS encoding DMT family transporter, with the protein product MQLNSKTSEFSWYPLLLISPFFFWGTAMVAMKGTIEHTTPLFMASVRLLPAGLLVLAVTGWQKRPQPQNRKAWLWIALFALIDGAMFQGFLSEGLVRTDAGLGSVMIDSQPLAVALLSSFLFGEVIGGVGFLGLGIGILGISLIGLPESLIVNLWEGNSESLSATWLDFCQGGQWLMLLAALSMALGTVIIRFVSRHVDTIVATGWHMVLGGLLLLVLSGNLESQQWQALNFHDWLALAYSTVFGSAISYGVFFYLAAKGNLTSLSSLTFLTPVFALTFGNLFLAEVLTPIQWLGVCLTLVSIYLINQREKLVEIFSNLGNKVTEAFSEKIQKVKS
- the sppA gene encoding signal peptide peptidase SppA — encoded protein: MIWPFKPKTTKQIARLEITGAIASDTRRQVLEAIDFIKAKKFPALLLRIDSPGGTVADSQEIYQALKELQKQVKIVASFGNISASGGVYVAMGAEHIVTNPGTITGSIGVILRGNNLERLLEKLGVSFQVIKSGPYKDILSFDRQLTPPEAQILQELIDTTYLQFVETIAKERKLSIETVKSFADGRIFTGQQALELGVVDRLGTEADARRWAAQLAGLNPDKARCYNITESKSLFKRLLPQSKLSPLVNYLAFELATSGQPLWLYRP
- the aroH gene encoding chorismate mutase, with product MAKVYGIRGATTVLVNTTTAIREAVMELLDTIELHNHLNTEDIISVIFTATRDLDAIFPAAIARERPNWDHIPLLDLQQMHVQKSLERCIRILIYINSPHDSSEITHVYLRNAKNLRPDISLDSILPDTFRH